The nucleotide window TCCGGTGACAACGCCGGGAATCGTCTCGCCCTCCTGCATCGAATAGGCGTCCATCAGCCACGCCATCGTCTGAGGGTCCGTTCCCATGTCCGGCGCAGGAATGTCCTTCGTCGGGCCGATGGCAGACCGAATCTCGTCGGTGAACCGCCGAGTAAGTTGCTCTTTCTCGTCGTCTGTCAGTTTCTTGGGATTCACCGCGATGCCGCCTTTCGCCCCCCCGAATGGAATATCCATCACAGCGCACTTCCAGGTCATCCACATGCTGAGACCAACACACTCCTCGCGCGTGACCCCCGGGTGGTAGCGGAGCCCGCCCTTGTGCGGGCCGCGGACGCTGTCGTGTTGGGCCCGGTACCCCGTGTAGACCTCGACGTCGCCGCTCTCGCGCTCGATGGGGACGGTGACCTCGTGGACCTTCTTGGGGTATTTGAGTCGCTCGACGACATTCGGGTCGATATCGAGGTGGTCAGCAGCGTGCTGGAGCTGCCGGCGCGCAGTCTCCAGGGCGGACTCCTCCTCGGTTGGTTCTTCTTGCGGCTCGTCGGGTGTCGTTGTTGTCGAAGCCATCGTTATTCGATCGGTGTATGTCGATTCCGCATCTCGCCGCCACAGTCAGGGCACGAGCCGGGGTTGTCCTCTGCGAGGATGATGTTTCCACATTCGAAGCACTCGTATGGCGATTCCTCGTCTGGGATCTGATCGGTATCTCTCATTACTGATTGCGAGACCCAGCACCGTTAGGCGGGGTACTCTACCTACCCATAATGAGAATATAAGGAAATATCCAGTAGTTTAACACCGAACCTTGACTCGGAGGACGACGTTTACTATACAAGCATTTGGGCGATATCGATACGGTCGGAGTACTTACTAGCCAGATAGACGCTTGGCAGGTCTCCAGATACGGTAGGGTCGTCAGTCAGCGTGTTGTGCGGGTATCGATGTGTGATCGTCGACGAGTGCCGCGAACAATTTTCGCTGTGACGTTCTGACGTGCTGGTAGAACGCTTGCGGCGAAATATCCAGCGAGTTCGCAACAGCCTCACCGTTAGCCTTCCGCGGTGATTCAAAGAACCCACTATAGTACGCCGTCTCGAGGACTTCTAGCTGTCTGTCCGTCAGCCGGTCGAGGACGGACGCGTAGAACCCGTGTTCGGATGCCTGTTCACGGGTCTGCTTCGACACCAATTCGAGATCACCGAACCGATCAGCCAAGAACTGGGTCACATGCCGAACTTCGATGCTCGCCGGCAGATCGACGACCAGCGTTGTACCCGCCGTCGTTGCCGTCGCACTCCGAAGGACGGCCCCGTGATCAGCTAACTCCGTCGCAAGGAATGGATCCGACAGCTGGAGTCGTAAGACACCGCCAGAATCGCCGCCACGAATCCGCTGGACATCCTCGACAACGGTGAGCCCGTCCGTCGCGTCGACGACGGTATCGAGTGGCGCGTCATCCACGGTGACGAACACATAGTTCTCGGTAGCAGTCTGCTGGACGCCGCCGTCGTACGCCAGCGTACAGTCAGCCGCCGTAGCCAGTTGCGTGAGCACGAACGACTGGTCGCTGACCTCGTACTCGATTCGCGTCATCGACGTCGTGAGCAGCGCCTGCTTGCGCTCGGTCGCGCTGATCGCGGCAGCAATCGTCTCCCCGAGTTCCGAAACGACCGTCTGAACGGTTTCGTCGAACGCGTCGGGCGTCTCCGCGTACACGGTCAGGACACCATACGAGAGGTCGTTGTACACCAATGGAACACTCAACACGGACAGGAAGTCACGGGAGATGGCATCCTTGCGCCACGAGGCCGCATGGAGGTCAGCCGCGATATTCGAGACGTGTGTCACCTCGCCTGTCGTCGCCGTTCGACCTGCCGGCTCGACTGTCCCCTCAGAAACGTTGAACGATTGGGTGTCAAGATACCCCTGATCGGTTCCGGCCCACGCCTGTGGCATCACCGTCTGCCCCGCGTCGTCAAGCGTGCCAATCCACGCAAACTGGAAGCGGCCGTCAGCAGTGAGGTGCTCACAGACGGTGTGATCGATCTCCTCGCGAGTCTCGGTTTCCACGAGCGCTTGGTCAATCTCCCGGATGGTCTCGTTGATGCGGTTGAGCGTGGTGAGCTGATCGTTCTGGCGCTGTAACTCGCGGTCCTGTTCGCGCAGCTGTGACTCCCGACTGATACGGTCGAGTGCCGCCTCCGCGGTCGCTGCGAGCAGATCGGTGAGCTCCCGCGTAACATCGTCGAATGCACCAACCTCAGTCGACCCGGCAACGAACACGCCGTGGTTCCCCAGTGGGATGTACGCGGCACTCCGGATGTCGGTCGCGGGATTAGTGAGCCGGTCAGTATCGTGGACGTCCTCGAAGAACAGCACTTCGTTTTCGACGAAACTGTGGCTAGTGAGGTCACCCCCATCGGCGTGAACCGCGGGGAGTG belongs to Halorubrum sp. DM2 and includes:
- a CDS encoding rubrerythrin-like domain-containing protein; the protein is MRDTDQIPDEESPYECFECGNIILAEDNPGSCPDCGGEMRNRHTPIE
- a CDS encoding bacterio-opsin activator domain-containing protein; the encoded protein is MNSNSKSVLDDSTIVVGGDTAWIAAYTEQLDVQYDAIVQSVSTATAAQETLHETTVDCIVTDYSLPETTGIDLVHEIRDTTTTLPLIMGTADGSEVVASEAIQAGVTDYIAVADPPEETVPNALQRTEQALRDAQRSATERERARQFDTIFHDTRSATWVLDPDGTLTRVNQAARDIIDIDADAVVGDPFWTLPWWPSDTQTSDDIRRLITTAQRGRFGHAVVAQSALNGERMLELSVQPVTDERGDLVSIIVDSVDISERVELERELRQSEELHRVTLNNMTDTVLMTDEDSEYTYVCPNVHFIFGYTADEIRDLGTIEDLLGEDLFDREELAKKGVLKNIETTATDKAGREHTLLVNVREVSIQDGTLLYSCRDITKRKQREQALATLQETTRDFLYAETHQEIAQHVVDDTPDVLGLDASAVYLFDADDNHLQPVAHSQALRDAHGPLPAVHADGGDLTSHSFVENEVLFFEDVHDTDRLTNPATDIRSAAYIPLGNHGVFVAGSTEVGAFDDVTRELTDLLAATAEAALDRISRESQLREQDRELQRQNDQLTTLNRINETIREIDQALVETETREEIDHTVCEHLTADGRFQFAWIGTLDDAGQTVMPQAWAGTDQGYLDTQSFNVSEGTVEPAGRTATTGEVTHVSNIAADLHAASWRKDAISRDFLSVLSVPLVYNDLSYGVLTVYAETPDAFDETVQTVVSELGETIAAAISATERKQALLTTSMTRIEYEVSDQSFVLTQLATAADCTLAYDGGVQQTATENYVFVTVDDAPLDTVVDATDGLTVVEDVQRIRGGDSGGVLRLQLSDPFLATELADHGAVLRSATATTAGTTLVVDLPASIEVRHVTQFLADRFGDLELVSKQTREQASEHGFYASVLDRLTDRQLEVLETAYYSGFFESPRKANGEAVANSLDISPQAFYQHVRTSQRKLFAALVDDHTSIPAQHAD